Proteins co-encoded in one Malus sylvestris chromosome 7, drMalSylv7.2, whole genome shotgun sequence genomic window:
- the LOC126627765 gene encoding auxin-responsive protein SAUR36-like: MAKFRRFKLGKRLCRVTRWFFVRTTRPEYTRLNPGSSSSACSYKPMSKLLTWGWKLSAGAKSLCCSKSGSGYKQLGQSPVEKNKPVTVPKGHLAVYVGQKDGDFQRVLVPVIYFNHPLFGQLLREAEEEYGYQHDGGITIPCPMSDFESVKTRIAAGSGQRRLTWKRSATL; this comes from the coding sequence ATGGCAAAATTCAGGAGATTCAAGCTCGGAAAGCGCCTTTGCCGGGTCACCCGGTGGTTCTTCGTCCGTACGACCCGACCCGAATATACCCGGCTCAATCCGGGTTCTTCCTCCTCAGCTTGCAGCTACAAACCCATGTCGAAGCTGCTCACGTGGGGCTGGAAGCTGTCCGCTGGAGCCAAATCTCTGTGCTGCAGCAAATCCGGGTCGGGTTACAAGCAGTTGGGTCAAAGCCCGGTTGAGAAAAACAAGCCTGTTACGGTTCCGAAGGGACATCTGGCTGTATACGTGGGCCAAAAGGACGGTGACTTTCAGAGAGTTTTGGTGCCCGTCATTTACTTTAACCATCCCCTGTTCGGGCAGCTTCTGAGAGAGGCTGAGGAGGAGTACGGTTATCAGCACGACGGCGGAATCACCATACCCTGCCCGATGTCGGACTTTGAGAGCGTCAAGACCCGGATCGCCGCCGGGTCGGGTCAACGGAGGCTGACGTGGAAGCGCAGCGCCACGCTTTAG